Proteins encoded in a region of the Rutidosis leptorrhynchoides isolate AG116_Rl617_1_P2 chromosome 9, CSIRO_AGI_Rlap_v1, whole genome shotgun sequence genome:
- the LOC139865689 gene encoding receptor-like protein 7, with protein sequence MAPFFNNFDLIHILIFSTYILTILSCTKSLLISHDDECTALLQFKHSILHQDSDFFNSWTKITNNNGSENGSDCCLWKGVVCSNNNAQKHVIDLDLSQSFIQGPISSNSTIFNLVYLQKLNLSMNDFLNSQIPTKIANLKQLRTLDLSNSSFIGQIPGQISSLVHLSWLDMSLNPLKLLSLNDLMQNLTRLQVLHLSGVEINSFVPRFLANFSSLTSIDLNSCQLQNKFPSSIFHLPNLKRLVLKNNVNLTGTFPEFQNNTSLETLDLGTTSFSGIIPEHSITQLNHLNSLDLRSCYFSGPLPISLSNLTQLTYMSLNHNEFTGLIPSLVSLTNLITLDISFNSFDQGSLPDWFGKLSELKSLYLNAVNLSSKIPPSLANLTKLNTLSLQANSIYGRIPSSFMNLTQLNRISLDQNQLKGPISSSFSNFKNLTYLDLGFNSFKGKVLFDTFAGLEKLESFYLDNNKITFVATNNYTNLTLPSLKNLALSSCNLKQFPTFLWFQNQMEILLLDQNRIEGLIPVWIWNNSLETMQFIDLSLNLITGFEQHPLYLPWINLGVFGIMNNQLQGQLPIPPPNLVYYYLNNNNLTGEIPSSICETTSLQVLDLSFNNMFGTLPPCLSTLSNSLSALNLKGNNFHGEMMNEFTQGCMLNMIDLSKNQFTGQLPKSLTNCTGLEVLSLGDNVFDDVFPNWLGTLVDLQVLILGSNKLYGPVQVKGSLTDELQFSKLRIIDLSNNGFSGQLPENYIERLQSLNLSNNHLTGQILPSLGKLANLESLDLSNNELTGEIPQELLQLDFLAFINVSFNDLDGPIPQGKQFFTFENNSYLGNLGLCGEPLSKECGSSKTPNRSYESNIIEYESNRSLLPNNIIDWMVILSGVVSGFAVGLVLWNSRYARYNDWLIDRFRMRKDTWVRPIRNTRRTRLSR encoded by the exons ATGGCTCCTTTCTTCAATAATTTCGACTTGATCCATATATTAATTTTCAGTACATACATATTAACCATCCTCTCTTGCACTAAATCATTACTAATTAGCCATGATGACGAATGCACCGCTTTACTCCAATTTAAGCATAGCATTCTTCATCAAGATTCCGACTTTTTCAACTCTTGGACGAAGATCACAAACAATAATGGATCCGAAAATGGTTCCGATTGTTGTTTATGGAAAGGTGTCGTATGTAGTAACAATAATGCGCAAAAACATGTAATCGATCTTGACTTGAGCCAAAGCTTCATCCAAGGACCTATCAGCTCAAATAGTACCATCTTCAATCTTGTTTATCTTCAAAAGCTTAACCTCTCCATGAACGATTTTTTAAACTCTCAAATCCCAACTAAGATAGCTAATCTAAAGCAGTTAAGAACCCTTGATCTATCTAATTCAAGCTTCATTGGCCAAATCCCGGGTCAAATTTCATCTTTGGTGCACCTTTCTTGGTTAGATATGTCCTTGAATCCGTTAAAGCTTTTAAGCCTTAACGATCTAATGCAAAACTTAACTAGGCTCCAAGTACTCCACCTCTCGGGGGTCGAAATCAACTCTTTCGTACCCCGTTTCTTGGCTAACTTTTCTTCCTTAACGTCAATCGATTTAAACAGTTGTCAACTTCAAAATAAATTCCCATCATCAATATTTCACTTACCAAACCTAAAACGTCTCGTTTTGAAAAACAATGTAAACCTAACCGGAACCTTTCCTGAATTTCAAAACAATACGTCACTCGAAACTTTGGATTTGGGTACAACAAGTTTTTCCGGAATTATTCCGGAACATtctataacccaactaaaccatctaAACTCCTTGGACCTTCGCAGTTGCTATTTTTCGGGGcctcttccaatttcactctctaaCTTGACACAACTCACTTACATGAGTCTCAATCACAATGAGTTCACAGGACTCATCCCTTCGTTAGTTAGTCTAACGAACCTCATTACTTTGGATATTAGTTTTAACAGTTTTGATCAAGGAAGCCTACCAGATTGGTTTGGAAAGCTTTCGGAGCTTAAATCACTTTATTTGAATGCTGTTAACCTATCCTCTAAAATTCCACCCTCTCTTGCAAACTTAACAAAACTTAACACCTTAAGTTTGCAAGCTAATTCTATATACGGCCGTATCCCATCTTCGTTTATGAACCTCACCCAACTAAATCGAATCAGCCTTGATCAGAATCAGCTGAAAGGACCAATTTCAAGTTCATTTTCCAATTTTAAAAACCTCACATATCTTGACCTAGGGTTTAACAGTTTTAAAGGTAAGGTACTCTTCGACACGTTTGCAGGACTCGAAAAACTTGAAAGTTTTTATCTAGATAATAACAAGATAACTTTTGTTGCCACCAATAACTACACCAATTTAACCCTTCCGTCATTAAAAAATCTAGCACTTTCATCATGCAACTTAAAACAATTTCCTACTTTTTTATGGTTCCAAAACCAAATGGAGATCTTACTTCTTGATCAAAACAGAATCGAAGGCCTTATACCGGTATGGATTTGGAATAACAGTCTTGAAACAATGCAGTTTATCGACCTTTCATTGAATTTAATCACTGGCTTCGAACAACATCCTTTGTATCTTCCATGGATTAATTTAGGTGTATTCGGTATCATGAATAATCAGCTACAAGGACAACTTCCAATTCCACCACCCAACttagtttattattatttaaataataataacttaacggGCGAAATACCATCTTCTATATGTGAAACGACATCACTTCAAGTGCTAGATTTGTCGTTTAATAACATGTTTGGAACCCTTCCACCATGTTTAAGCACCTTAAGTAATTCGTTATCGGCTTTGAATCTCAAAGGAAATAACTTTCATGGTGAAATGATGAATGAATTTACACAAGGTTGTATGTTAAATATGATCGATTTGAGTAAAAATCAGTTTACTGGCCAGTTACCCAAATCGTTAACAAATTGTACCGGGCTAGAGGTTCTTTCTCTTGGAGATAACGTTTTTGACGACGTGTTTCCAAATTGGCTTGGAACTCTTGTTGACCTACAAGTTCTCATTTTGGGGTCCAATAAGTTATATGGTCCGGTTCAAGTTAAAGGTTCATTAACCGACGAATTACAGTTTTCAAAGTTGCGGATCATTGACCTCTCGAATAATGGTTTTAGCGGTCAATTACCCGAGAACTATATCGAGA GGCTTCAATCTCTTAATCTTTCGAACAACCATCTTACTGGTCAAATCTTGCCATCTTTAGGGAAATTAGCCAATCTTGAATCGTTAGATCTCTCAAACAATGAACTAACGGGAGAAATTCCTCAAGAATTGTTGCAACTTGACTTCCTAGCCTTTATTAATGTGTCGTTCAACGATCTTGATGGGCCCATTCCTCAAGGTAAACAATTCTTTACGTTTGAGAACAATTCTTACTTGGGTAATCTCGGTTTGTGTGGAGAACCGTTATCCAAGGAATGTGGAAGTTCAAAGACACCAAATCGATCGTATGAAAGCAACATTATTGAGTATGAGTCCAATCGGTCTCTACTTCCAAATAACATAATCGATTGGATGGTCATATTATCAGGTGTTGTAAGTGGATTTGCGGTTGGACTCGTTTTATGGAACTCACGATACGCAAGGTACAATGATTGGCTCATTGATCGATTCAGGATGAGGAAGGACACATGGGTGAGGCCTATCAGGAACACAAGGAGAACAAGATTAAGTCGTTGA